The Staphylococcus sp. KG4-3 genome has a window encoding:
- the mraY gene encoding phospho-N-acetylmuramoyl-pentapeptide-transferase has protein sequence MVYLLAIIALLITFILVPVLIPTLKRMKFGQSIREEGPQSHMKKTGTPTMGGLTFLISIIVTSILAIIFMDNSNPVILLLFVTVGFGLIGFIDDYIIVVKKNNEGLTSKQKFLAQIGIAVIFFILSQVFNLTDFSTGIHLPFTNIEVPLSIAYVIFIVFWQVGFSNAVNLTDGLDGLATGLSIIGFIMYAIMAYIQGATSIGLFCVIMIFALIGFLPFNLNPARVFMGDTGSLALGGIFATISIMLNQELSLIFIGFVFVAETLSVMIQVTSFKLTGKRIFKMSPLHHHFELIGWNEKKVTTVFWTVGLITGLIGLWIGVN, from the coding sequence ATGGTTTATTTACTCGCAATTATCGCACTGTTAATCACGTTTATATTAGTTCCAGTACTAATACCAACATTGAAACGAATGAAATTTGGACAAAGTATTAGAGAAGAAGGCCCACAGAGCCACATGAAGAAAACAGGTACACCTACTATGGGTGGATTAACTTTTCTCATTAGTATTATTGTAACCTCGATTTTAGCAATCATTTTTATGGATAATTCTAATCCTGTTATCTTGTTATTATTTGTAACAGTAGGTTTTGGTTTGATTGGATTTATTGATGATTACATCATTGTGGTAAAGAAAAACAATGAAGGTTTAACAAGTAAACAAAAATTCTTAGCTCAAATAGGTATCGCAGTTATCTTCTTTATTTTAAGCCAAGTATTTAACTTAACTGATTTTTCTACTGGAATTCATTTGCCTTTTACAAATATTGAAGTACCACTTTCAATTGCGTATGTAATTTTCATAGTCTTTTGGCAAGTAGGCTTTTCAAATGCAGTTAATTTAACAGATGGATTAGATGGACTAGCGACAGGATTATCTATCATTGGCTTTATAATGTATGCAATTATGGCTTACATACAAGGTGCAACATCAATCGGATTGTTCTGTGTGATTATGATTTTTGCATTGATTGGTTTCTTACCATTCAATTTAAATCCGGCTAGAGTCTTTATGGGAGACACGGGCAGTCTAGCATTAGGTGGGATATTTGCTACTATTTCTATTATGCTAAACCAAGAATTGTCACTGATTTTCATTGGTTTTGTATTTGTGGCAGAAACCTTATCAGTTATGATACAGGTAACTTCATTCAAATTGACTGGAAAACGTATTTTTAAAATGTCACCACTACATCATCATTTCGAATTAATTGGTTGGAATGAGAAGAAAGTAACGACAGTATTCTGGACAGTAGGCTTGATTACAGGACTCATCGGTTTATGGATTGGAGTGAACTAA
- the rsmH gene encoding 16S rRNA (cytosine(1402)-N(4))-methyltransferase RsmH: MLKETIDYLNIKEDGVYVDCTLGGAGHALYLINQLGDKGRLIAIDQDTTAIENAKEVLKDHLHKVTFVHNNFRKLTEILNDFNIEKVDGIYYDLGVSSPQLDVPERGFSYHHNAKLDMRMDQSQSLSAHEVVNDWEFEKLVKIFHRYGEEKFAKQIARRIEQNREQQPIETTLELVDVIKEGIPAKARRKGGHPAKRIFQAIRIAVNDELSSFEDSLEQAIDLVKVDGRISVITFHSLEDRLCKQMFQEYEKGPDVPRGLPVIPEAYTPKLKRVNRKPITATDEDLENNNRARSAKLRVAEILK; the protein is encoded by the coding sequence ATGCTCAAAGAGACCATTGATTATTTGAATATAAAAGAAGATGGCGTGTATGTCGACTGTACATTAGGTGGAGCAGGTCATGCACTATATTTAATAAATCAACTAGGTGACAAAGGAAGACTGATAGCAATAGATCAAGATACTACGGCTATTGAAAATGCAAAAGAAGTTTTAAAAGATCATTTGCATAAAGTAACCTTTGTCCATAACAACTTTAGAAAATTAACTGAAATTTTAAATGATTTTAATATTGAAAAAGTTGATGGTATTTATTACGACTTAGGTGTCTCTAGTCCACAACTAGACGTACCTGAGCGCGGGTTTAGTTACCATCACAATGCGAAGTTGGATATGCGTATGGATCAATCCCAATCATTATCAGCTCATGAAGTCGTTAATGATTGGGAGTTTGAAAAATTAGTAAAAATTTTCCATCGCTATGGGGAAGAGAAATTTGCTAAACAAATTGCCCGACGCATTGAACAAAACAGGGAACAACAGCCAATCGAAACGACATTAGAACTTGTTGATGTCATAAAAGAAGGTATACCTGCCAAAGCAAGGCGCAAAGGTGGGCATCCAGCAAAAAGAATTTTCCAAGCAATTAGAATAGCGGTAAATGATGAATTATCATCATTTGAAGACTCATTAGAACAAGCGATAGATTTAGTAAAAGTTGATGGTAGAATTTCAGTCATAACCTTCCATTCATTGGAAGATCGTTTATGCAAGCAAATGTTTCAAGAGTACGAAAAGGGGCCAGATGTACCAAGGGGATTGCCAGTTATACCCGAAGCATACACACCTAAATTGAAACGCGTTAACCGTAAACCTATTACCGCTACTGATGAAGATTTAGAAAATAATAATAGAGCGCGTAGTGCGAAGTTACGTGTTGCAGAAATATTAAAATAA
- the bshC gene encoding bacillithiol biosynthesis cysteine-adding enzyme BshC, giving the protein MDCMTTKLNEKDQFISKLKKSDSTLGQFYNLDAMDEKSYYERLTASNNGREVELANIIKEYMSDLSLTEQQERNIALLSDGAKVIIGGQQAGLFGGPLYTFHKIFSIITLSEKLSKEHDKNVVPVFWIAGEDHDFDEVNHTYAYNTQYAKLQKIKYHTMTPPETSVSRYYPDKAQLKETLQQFFKQMTETAHSKPLLKMCNDIIEENDSWTDMFKVLLHEVFKFYGLLIIDANNANLRSLEQPFIKHIIEHHSEVDEAFRNTQKQTVANGLEQMIQTDTNVHIFMHDGNMRQLLTFKDDKFYLNKSDKYFSKEELLKIVDSDPQLFSNNVVTRPVMEEWLFNTVAFVGGPSEIKYWTELSDVFKTLDVTMPIVLPRLRISYLYERTEKLIQQYQLDRNSIIEKGIEDDKAQFVRAQASQEFINQIERLKEQQYQLYQTLQAEVANSNDNKQLLDKNNEIHQKQYDYLINRYLLNIERENKISIKHFKELSEVLHPMGGLQERIWNPLQIMNDFGMDVFSPSTYSPLSYTFDHIIIKP; this is encoded by the coding sequence ATGGATTGTATGACGACAAAACTCAATGAAAAAGATCAATTTATATCAAAACTAAAAAAAAGTGATTCAACGCTAGGACAGTTTTACAACTTAGATGCCATGGATGAAAAGAGTTATTATGAACGCTTAACAGCTTCTAATAATGGCAGAGAAGTTGAATTAGCTAATATCATAAAAGAATATATGAGTGATTTATCTTTAACAGAACAACAAGAAAGAAACATTGCATTATTAAGTGACGGTGCGAAGGTGATTATTGGAGGGCAACAAGCCGGTTTGTTCGGTGGGCCACTATATACTTTCCATAAAATCTTTTCTATTATTACGTTAAGTGAGAAATTATCGAAAGAACATGATAAAAACGTGGTCCCTGTATTTTGGATTGCTGGGGAAGATCATGATTTTGATGAAGTTAATCATACTTATGCTTATAATACACAATATGCTAAATTGCAAAAAATAAAATATCATACAATGACACCTCCTGAAACTAGTGTTTCTAGGTATTATCCTGATAAAGCACAATTAAAAGAAACTTTACAACAGTTTTTTAAACAAATGACCGAAACAGCACACTCTAAACCATTATTAAAAATGTGTAATGACATTATTGAAGAGAATGATAGCTGGACAGATATGTTTAAAGTTTTGTTACACGAAGTATTTAAGTTTTATGGCTTGTTAATTATAGATGCAAATAATGCTAATTTAAGAAGTTTGGAACAACCATTTATTAAGCATATTATTGAACATCATAGTGAAGTAGATGAAGCGTTTAGAAATACACAAAAGCAAACCGTTGCAAATGGATTAGAACAAATGATTCAAACAGATACGAATGTCCATATATTCATGCATGATGGCAATATGAGGCAATTATTAACTTTTAAAGATGATAAATTTTATTTGAATAAATCAGATAAATATTTTTCGAAAGAGGAATTATTAAAAATAGTGGATTCTGATCCGCAGCTCTTTTCAAATAATGTTGTTACTAGACCAGTTATGGAAGAATGGTTATTTAATACAGTTGCTTTTGTGGGTGGACCAAGTGAAATTAAATATTGGACTGAATTAAGTGATGTATTTAAAACGTTAGATGTAACAATGCCGATTGTATTGCCACGTTTGCGTATTAGCTATTTATATGAGAGAACTGAAAAACTAATTCAACAATATCAATTAGATAGAAATTCAATTATCGAAAAAGGTATTGAAGATGATAAAGCGCAGTTCGTGCGTGCTCAAGCTTCACAAGAGTTTATAAATCAAATAGAGCGTTTGAAAGAACAACAATATCAGTTATATCAAACATTGCAAGCTGAAGTAGCTAATAGCAATGATAATAAACAATTATTGGATAAAAATAATGAAATACACCAGAAACAATATGATTATTTAATTAACAGATATTTATTAAATATAGAACGAGAAAATAAAATTAGCATTAAACATTTTAAAGAATTAAGTGAAGTGCTCCATCCAATGGGAGGATTACAAGAAAGAATCTGGAATCCGCTACAAATTATGAATGATTTTGGGATGGATGTGTTCAGTCCCTCCACCTATTCACCACTTTCTTACACTTTTGATCATATCATCATTAAACCTTAG
- the ftsL gene encoding cell division protein FtsL, which translates to MAVEKIYQPYNEPETQIPESQPSTQPKTVKRKVVVKLTKFEKMLYIGLITVIALISIYMLSLKMDAYDTRGKIADLDTKIEKQSSENSAIESEIKKNSSYERIYDKAKNEGMSLKNDNVKVVRNNGEAKN; encoded by the coding sequence GTGGCAGTGGAAAAGATATATCAACCTTATAATGAACCAGAAACACAAATTCCTGAGTCGCAACCGTCGACCCAGCCCAAAACCGTAAAACGCAAAGTTGTAGTTAAACTTACAAAATTTGAGAAAATGTTATACATAGGACTTATAACAGTAATTGCATTGATAAGTATTTATATGCTATCTTTAAAAATGGATGCGTATGATACTCGAGGAAAAATTGCAGATTTAGATACAAAAATCGAAAAACAATCAAGTGAAAATAGCGCAATAGAATCTGAAATTAAAAAGAACTCTTCATATGAACGCATTTACGATAAGGCCAAAAACGAAGGAATGAGCCTTAAGAACGACAATGTAAAGGTAGTGCGTAATAATGGCGAAGCGAAAAATTAG
- a CDS encoding cell division protein FtsQ/DivIB has protein sequence MSDKVSEFDSEYLKEKRAKRRKRQKQIQYSVFGVLLFIIILILIYMFTPLSKISSVEISGNDNTSKDAINRAINVKDNSRMYTYSTTNAQNKLEESTLIKNAEVKKHFPNKLTVKVSEKKIVALTKKKDKYVPVLEDGTELEDYDGNATDNGPILEGFEKDKKEKIIQALSEMPAKVRGMIAEIKLDPQENAQNQIKLFTTDDIQILGNLNTIGKKMKYYPQMSQSLERDESGELKKAGYIDLSVGASFIPYSGGSTTKSSSDQNVDKGTTEEDKAKDELQSALNKINKKTDKNN, from the coding sequence ATGTCTGACAAAGTTAGTGAATTTGACTCTGAATACTTAAAAGAGAAACGAGCAAAAAGACGGAAAAGACAAAAGCAAATTCAATATTCAGTATTTGGTGTTTTATTATTTATAATTATTTTAATATTGATTTATATGTTTACACCTTTGAGTAAGATTAGTAGTGTAGAGATTAGCGGGAATGATAATACATCTAAGGATGCAATTAATAGAGCTATAAACGTAAAAGACAATTCGAGAATGTACACTTATAGCACGACGAATGCTCAAAACAAACTTGAAGAAAGTACACTTATTAAAAATGCAGAAGTAAAAAAACATTTTCCGAATAAGTTAACTGTGAAAGTGTCAGAAAAGAAAATTGTAGCTCTAACTAAAAAGAAAGATAAATATGTACCTGTTTTAGAAGACGGTACAGAGTTAGAAGATTATGATGGTAACGCTACTGATAATGGACCAATTCTTGAAGGATTTGAAAAAGATAAAAAAGAAAAGATTATACAAGCGCTTTCTGAAATGCCTGCAAAGGTTAGAGGGATGATAGCAGAAATTAAATTAGACCCTCAAGAAAATGCACAAAATCAAATCAAATTATTCACAACAGATGATATTCAAATTCTTGGTAATTTAAATACAATTGGCAAAAAAATGAAATACTATCCACAAATGTCACAATCATTAGAACGTGATGAATCTGGAGAATTAAAAAAAGCAGGATATATTGATTTATCAGTAGGTGCATCGTTTATTCCATATAGTGGTGGTAGCACTACAAAATCTTCAAGTGACCAAAATGTGGATAAGGGTACAACAGAAGAAGATAAGGCAAAAGATGAGCTTCAAAGTGCATTAAATAAGATTAATAAGAAAACGGACAAAAATAATTAA
- a CDS encoding penicillin-binding protein has product MAKRKIRLKKPKFLIKQSKIGAVLLILGFGLLFFTLVLRYSYIMLTGHSSGEDLIMKANEKYLVNSQQQPERGKIYDRNGKILAEDVERYKVVAVIDKKASEGSDKPKHVTDKKKTAKKLATVIDMSAKEIEDKLDNKKAFQVEFGQKGTDLTYQEKEKIEKMKLPGVTLYPETERFYPNGNFASHLIGMAQKDPDSGDLKGAMGVEKIFDSYLSGQKGALSYIHDIWGYIAPNTKKEKTPQRGDDVHLTLDSNIQVFVEEALDGMVEHYKPKDLFAVVMDAHTGEILAFSQRPTFNPETGKDFGKKWANDLYQNTYEPGSTFKSYGLAAAIQEGKFDPDKKYTAEPREVMGSKISDWNKVGWGEIPMSLGFTYSSNTLMMHLQDLVGADKMKDWYEKFGFGQSTNGMFDGEATGGIAWDNEAQQKTSAFGQSTTVTPVQMLKAQSAFFNGGNMIKPWYVDNITNPVSKDTFYKGKKEYDGKPITKDTAKKVRTELDKVVNSEDSHAKNYQIDGYDVAGKTGTAQVADPDNGGYAEGENPYFVSFIGDAPKDDPEVIVYAGMSLAQKNDQEAYEMGVSKAFKPIMENTLKYLNVGDKNSKDNSDVKYSEVPNVEGQEIQKAQDKLNGKSLKPIVIGNGEKVTKQSVSANKEVLPNTKVLLLTDSDVTMPDMTGWSKEEVVAFELLTKTKVTTKGSGFVSNQSVTKGQKISSKDKIEVTLSSEDVNGQTSKAESDSKKDSDDQKDSEDNKDSKDKEENKDSDDNKDSKDKEENKDSDDNKDSKDNES; this is encoded by the coding sequence ATGGCGAAGCGAAAAATTAGATTAAAAAAACCCAAGTTTCTTATTAAACAAAGTAAAATAGGGGCAGTCCTACTCATTCTTGGATTCGGACTGCTCTTTTTTACGTTGGTTTTAAGATACTCATATATAATGTTAACTGGACATTCTTCAGGCGAAGATTTAATTATGAAGGCGAACGAAAAGTATTTAGTTAATAGCCAGCAACAACCTGAACGTGGAAAAATCTATGACCGAAATGGAAAAATTTTGGCAGAAGATGTAGAACGGTATAAAGTCGTTGCTGTTATTGATAAAAAAGCAAGCGAAGGTAGCGATAAGCCAAAACACGTTACAGATAAAAAGAAAACAGCTAAGAAATTAGCAACGGTTATTGATATGTCAGCTAAAGAGATTGAAGACAAATTAGATAATAAAAAAGCGTTCCAAGTTGAATTTGGACAAAAAGGAACTGATTTAACATATCAAGAAAAAGAAAAAATTGAAAAAATGAAGTTACCTGGTGTAACGCTTTATCCAGAGACTGAACGTTTTTACCCTAATGGAAATTTTGCATCACATTTAATTGGAATGGCTCAGAAAGATCCGGATAGCGGTGATTTAAAAGGTGCTATGGGCGTTGAGAAAATTTTTGATAGTTATTTATCTGGACAAAAAGGGGCATTATCTTATATCCATGATATTTGGGGCTATATTGCACCTAATACTAAGAAAGAAAAAACACCTCAACGTGGTGATGATGTACATTTAACTCTAGATTCTAATATTCAAGTATTTGTTGAAGAGGCTTTAGATGGCATGGTCGAACATTATAAACCGAAAGATTTATTCGCTGTGGTAATGGATGCACATACTGGTGAAATACTAGCATTTAGTCAGCGACCTACATTTAATCCAGAAACAGGAAAAGACTTTGGTAAGAAATGGGCGAATGATTTATATCAAAACACGTATGAGCCCGGTTCAACCTTTAAGTCTTACGGCTTAGCAGCTGCTATTCAAGAAGGGAAATTTGACCCAGATAAAAAATATACAGCTGAACCTAGAGAAGTCATGGGATCAAAAATTTCTGACTGGAACAAAGTGGGTTGGGGAGAAATTCCAATGTCACTAGGATTCACGTATTCATCTAATACACTAATGATGCATCTCCAAGATTTAGTTGGCGCAGATAAAATGAAAGACTGGTATGAGAAATTCGGTTTCGGTCAATCTACAAATGGTATGTTTGATGGTGAAGCAACTGGCGGTATCGCTTGGGATAATGAAGCGCAACAGAAAACTTCTGCATTCGGGCAATCTACCACGGTAACACCAGTGCAAATGCTTAAAGCACAATCTGCCTTCTTTAACGGTGGTAATATGATTAAACCTTGGTACGTTGATAACATAACGAACCCTGTTAGCAAAGATACTTTTTATAAAGGTAAGAAAGAATATGACGGTAAACCTATAACGAAAGATACTGCTAAAAAAGTGCGTACTGAGCTAGATAAAGTTGTAAATAGTGAAGATAGCCATGCTAAGAACTATCAAATTGATGGTTATGATGTTGCAGGTAAAACAGGTACAGCACAAGTTGCGGACCCTGACAATGGTGGTTATGCAGAAGGTGAAAACCCATATTTTGTTAGCTTTATAGGTGATGCACCAAAAGATGACCCTGAGGTAATTGTTTATGCTGGCATGAGTTTAGCCCAAAAAAATGATCAAGAAGCCTATGAAATGGGTGTAAGTAAAGCATTTAAACCTATTATGGAAAATACACTCAAATACTTAAATGTTGGAGATAAAAATTCTAAAGACAACTCAGATGTGAAATATAGTGAAGTTCCTAACGTTGAAGGACAAGAAATTCAAAAAGCGCAAGATAAACTAAACGGTAAGTCTCTAAAACCAATAGTTATTGGTAATGGAGAAAAAGTTACTAAGCAATCTGTGAGCGCTAATAAAGAAGTATTGCCTAACACTAAAGTATTATTACTGACAGATAGTGATGTTACAATGCCTGATATGACAGGTTGGTCGAAAGAAGAGGTTGTCGCATTTGAGTTACTTACTAAGACTAAAGTAACAACAAAAGGAAGCGGATTTGTATCGAACCAATCAGTAACTAAAGGACAAAAAATAAGTAGCAAAGATAAAATTGAAGTAACGTTATCATCGGAAGATGTAAACGGTCAAACTTCAAAGGCTGAATCTGATTCGAAAAAAGACTCAGATGACCAAAAAGACTCTGAAGACAACAAGGATTCAAAAGATAAAGAAGAAAACAAAGACTCAGATGACAATAAAGATTCAAAAGACAAAGAAGAAAACAAAGACTCAGATGACAATAAAGATTCAAAAGACAATGAATCATAA
- the mraZ gene encoding division/cell wall cluster transcriptional repressor MraZ, with amino-acid sequence MFMGEYEHQLDTKGRMIVPSKFRYDLNERFIITRGLDKCLFGYTLEEWQVIEEKMKTLPMTKKDARKFMRMFFSGAVEVELDKQGRINIPQNLRQYANLSKECTVIGVSNRIEIWDRETWNSFYDESEDSFEDIAEDLIDFDF; translated from the coding sequence ATGTTCATGGGAGAATACGAACATCAGTTGGATACAAAAGGACGCATGATTGTTCCATCAAAATTTCGTTATGACTTAAATGAACGTTTTATAATCACTCGAGGCCTTGATAAATGTTTATTTGGTTATACTTTAGAAGAATGGCAAGTTATTGAAGAAAAAATGAAAACCTTACCAATGACTAAAAAAGATGCACGTAAATTTATGCGTATGTTCTTTTCTGGTGCTGTTGAAGTGGAACTTGATAAACAAGGGCGTATTAACATTCCGCAGAACTTACGCCAATATGCAAACTTAAGTAAGGAATGTACAGTAATAGGTGTCTCAAATAGAATAGAAATTTGGGATAGAGAAACTTGGAACAGCTTCTATGATGAATCTGAAGATAGTTTTGAAGATATTGCTGAAGACTTAATTGACTTTGATTTTTAA
- the ftsA gene encoding cell division protein FtsA, giving the protein MEEHYYVSIDIGSSSVKTIVGEKFHNGINVIGTGQTYTSGIKNGLIDDFDIAKQAIKDTIKKASIASGVDIKEVFLKLPIIGTEVFDESNEIEFYEDTELDGTHIESVLESIRDKNDVPETEIINAFPIKFIVDGENEVSDPKELIARHSLKVEAGVIAIQKSILINMIKCVESCGVDVLDVYSDAYNYGSVLSVTEKELGACVIDIGEDITQLAFYERGELVDADALEMAGRDITEDIATGLNTSYETAEKIKHQYGHAFFDSASDHDVFTVEQVNSDEEAEFTQKDLADIIEARVEDIFFNVFEVLQELGLTKVNGGFVITGGSANLLGVKELLQDMVSEKVRIHTPSQMGIRKPEFSSAISTISSSITFDELLDYVTISNHDSEEFEEEVIESDEREHSTKSSGFDWFKKKSNKHEEPQTSSTESREATNAVETEEELEVYDNEVNIDHDEERKPQDKEEGKFKKLMKSLFD; this is encoded by the coding sequence ATGGAAGAGCATTATTACGTAAGTATAGATATCGGTTCATCGAGCGTTAAAACGATAGTAGGCGAGAAATTTCACAACGGTATAAATGTGATAGGTACAGGACAGACCTACACAAGTGGGATTAAAAATGGTCTTATTGATGATTTCGATATTGCTAAACAAGCAATTAAAGATACAATCAAGAAAGCCTCTATTGCTTCAGGAGTAGATATTAAGGAAGTATTTTTAAAACTGCCTATTATCGGAACAGAGGTATTTGATGAATCTAATGAAATAGAATTTTATGAAGATACAGAATTAGATGGTACACATATTGAAAGTGTACTTGAAAGTATTCGCGATAAAAATGATGTACCAGAAACTGAAATCATTAACGCATTCCCAATTAAATTTATTGTTGATGGCGAGAATGAAGTTTCTGATCCAAAAGAACTGATTGCTAGACATAGTCTGAAAGTTGAAGCCGGTGTTATTGCAATTCAAAAATCAATATTAATTAATATGATTAAATGTGTTGAATCATGTGGTGTAGATGTACTTGATGTATATTCAGATGCATATAACTATGGCTCAGTACTTTCAGTTACTGAAAAAGAATTAGGCGCATGTGTAATCGACATTGGTGAAGATATCACGCAACTTGCATTTTACGAGCGCGGTGAATTAGTTGATGCAGATGCATTAGAAATGGCAGGTCGAGATATTACTGAAGATATAGCTACAGGCTTAAATACTTCATATGAGACTGCTGAAAAAATTAAACATCAATATGGACACGCTTTCTTTGACTCTGCTTCTGATCATGATGTGTTTACCGTTGAACAAGTCAATAGTGACGAAGAAGCGGAATTCACCCAAAAAGATTTAGCAGACATAATTGAAGCACGCGTCGAAGATATTTTCTTTAATGTGTTTGAAGTGTTACAAGAATTAGGTCTTACAAAAGTAAATGGTGGTTTTGTTATCACAGGTGGTTCTGCAAACTTATTAGGAGTTAAGGAATTGCTTCAAGATATGGTGAGTGAGAAAGTGAGAATTCACACACCATCACAAATGGGAATTAGAAAACCTGAGTTCTCATCAGCAATTTCAACAATTTCTAGTAGCATTACTTTCGACGAATTACTAGATTATGTTACAATTAGTAATCATGACAGTGAAGAATTCGAGGAAGAAGTCATCGAATCTGATGAAAGAGAACATAGTACAAAATCAAGTGGATTTGATTGGTTTAAGAAAAAATCGAACAAACATGAAGAGCCTCAAACGTCATCAACTGAGTCAAGAGAAGCAACTAATGCTGTTGAAACAGAAGAAGAGCTAGAGGTGTACGATAACGAAGTAAACATCGATCATGATGAAGAACGTAAACCTCAAGACAAAGAAGAAGGTAAATTCAAAAAACTTATGAAATCTCTATTCGATTGA
- the murD gene encoding UDP-N-acetylmuramoyl-L-alanine--D-glutamate ligase: protein MLKYTELENKNVLVIGLAKSGYEAAKLLKKLGANVIVNDGKDLSQDAHAIDLENMGITVIGGEHPLSLLDSNPIIFKNPGIPYNVPLIEAATEKGLKILTEVELSYLISEAPIIGVTGTNGKTTVTSLIGDMFQKSRVTGKLSGNIGYVASKVAQEVTANDYLVTELSSFQLLGIDKYKPHIAIITNIYSAHLDYHESLENYQNAKKKIYINQTENDYLICNYHQRHLIESESLKAKTYYFSTHQEVDGIYVESGYIVFKGFRIIHIDDLVLPGEHNLENILAAVLAALLSGVSVKAIIDSLTSFSGIEHRLQYIGTNKTNKYYNDSKATNTLATQFALNSFKQPIIWLCGGLDRGNDFDELIPHMKNVRVMVTFGETKEKFVKLGESQGKYVITASDVQDAVDKIQSVIEPNDVVLLSPACASWDQYNTFEERGNKFIKSFQANLPSF, encoded by the coding sequence TTGCTGAAATATACAGAGTTAGAAAATAAAAATGTATTAGTTATTGGATTAGCGAAAAGTGGTTATGAAGCTGCGAAATTATTAAAAAAACTTGGTGCAAATGTAATCGTCAATGACGGTAAAGATTTGAGTCAAGATGCACATGCAATAGATTTAGAAAATATGGGAATTACTGTAATTGGTGGAGAACACCCACTTTCCTTGTTAGATAGTAATCCTATTATTTTTAAAAATCCGGGTATTCCATATAATGTTCCACTGATAGAAGCAGCAACTGAAAAAGGATTAAAAATATTAACTGAAGTAGAACTCAGTTATTTAATATCAGAAGCACCGATTATCGGTGTGACTGGTACAAATGGTAAAACTACAGTTACTTCATTAATTGGAGATATGTTTCAAAAAAGCAGAGTAACAGGTAAGCTATCAGGTAACATTGGCTATGTGGCTTCAAAAGTAGCACAAGAAGTCACAGCTAATGACTATTTGGTTACGGAGTTATCGTCTTTCCAATTACTTGGTATCGATAAGTATAAACCGCATATAGCTATAATTACGAATATATATTCAGCACATCTTGATTATCATGAATCACTAGAAAATTATCAAAATGCTAAGAAAAAAATATATATTAATCAAACTGAAAATGATTATTTAATTTGTAATTATCATCAACGTCATTTAATCGAATCTGAGTCACTGAAAGCAAAAACGTATTATTTTTCAACACATCAAGAAGTAGACGGAATTTATGTTGAGAGTGGCTACATCGTATTTAAAGGATTTAGAATAATTCATATAGATGATCTTGTGCTGCCTGGTGAACATAACTTGGAGAATATTCTTGCTGCAGTGTTAGCAGCATTACTTTCTGGAGTTTCTGTTAAAGCAATTATTGATAGTTTGACATCATTCTCAGGTATTGAACACCGCTTACAATATATTGGAACAAATAAAACGAATAAGTACTACAATGATTCAAAAGCTACGAATACATTGGCTACACAGTTTGCATTAAATTCATTTAAACAACCAATCATTTGGTTATGTGGTGGGTTAGATCGTGGCAATGACTTTGATGAACTTATTCCACATATGAAAAATGTAAGAGTTATGGTAACTTTTGGTGAGACAAAAGAAAAATTCGTGAAGTTAGGTGAAAGTCAAGGTAAGTACGTCATTACAGCTTCTGATGTTCAAGATGCCGTAGATAAGATACAGTCTGTCATAGAACCAAATGACGTGGTATTATTATCGCCAGCATGTGCAAGTTGGGATCAGTACAATACTTTTGAAGAGCGTGGGAATAAATTTATTAAGAGTTTCCAAGCTAATTTACCTTCTTTTTAA